A genome region from Chitinispirillum alkaliphilum includes the following:
- a CDS encoding phosphohydrolase has protein sequence MKAVLNIPLEIRDPVHGFISLSSWERDIINHPVFQRLRRIRQLGLTDMVYPGAMHTRFEHSLGVMHVATLMFDAVTAKSKKILFDELDYNEDGLGRDRQILRLSALLHDVGHSPFSHAGEELMPLNQEESVTSMKTIPQRQLIF, from the coding sequence ATGAAGGCAGTGTTAAATATACCCCTTGAGATTCGGGATCCGGTCCATGGATTTATTTCCCTGAGCAGCTGGGAACGGGACATAATAAATCATCCCGTGTTTCAACGTCTTAGGAGAATTAGGCAGCTTGGGTTGACCGATATGGTATATCCGGGGGCAATGCATACCAGATTTGAGCACTCGCTGGGGGTAATGCATGTGGCTACGCTGATGTTCGATGCGGTCACGGCCAAAAGCAAAAAGATTTTATTTGATGAGTTGGACTACAATGAAGATGGTTTAGGCAGAGACAGGCAGATTTTGCGATTATCAGCCTTGCTCCATGATGTTGGGCACTCTCCATTTTCACATGCCGGAGAGGAGCTGATGCCCTTGAACCAGGAGGAATCAGTTACAAGCATGAAGACTATTCCGCAGCGGCAGTTAATTTTCTGA
- a CDS encoding phosphohydrolase codes for MKDVIEGHKENQNYQINTKDIADLLTGGSKSRHISVWRTIITSQLDADRADYLLRDSHHIGVAYGKFDLSRILTTLRLELDENGSPKLAIEDGGVHAAEALILARYMMFTQVYFQHTRRAYDNHLVLTMKELLNSAYRSSKAVFPKPDTAKRVKEYLTWNDWKVLGMIATGKGGEHAEIIKTRKHYRKVYETSESPSVEELDKVKSIEEKFRDKIGFTDMARGSPYKFEKSDIPIYITQDESMVKLSEVSTVIKGLRSINQYRVYSPLEHRNIIQNEIKQ; via the coding sequence ATGAAGGATGTGATTGAAGGGCACAAAGAGAACCAAAATTACCAAATCAACACCAAAGATATTGCAGATCTACTTACTGGCGGATCCAAAAGCCGGCACATTTCTGTTTGGAGAACAATAATAACCAGCCAACTGGATGCAGACAGAGCCGACTACCTTTTACGAGACAGCCATCATATTGGTGTAGCCTATGGAAAATTTGATCTCTCGCGTATCCTTACGACTTTGCGACTTGAACTGGATGAGAACGGCTCTCCCAAGCTTGCAATCGAGGATGGAGGGGTTCATGCTGCAGAAGCTTTGATATTGGCCCGATATATGATGTTTACTCAGGTATACTTTCAGCATACAAGAAGAGCGTATGATAATCACCTTGTTTTAACGATGAAGGAGCTTCTCAACTCTGCTTACAGATCAAGCAAGGCAGTATTTCCAAAACCCGACACTGCTAAAAGAGTCAAGGAATATTTGACCTGGAATGATTGGAAAGTTCTTGGAATGATTGCAACCGGCAAAGGTGGAGAACATGCAGAGATCATAAAAACAAGAAAGCATTACAGAAAGGTGTACGAGACAAGTGAAAGCCCCTCAGTCGAAGAACTCGATAAAGTCAAATCTATTGAAGAAAAGTTCAGGGACAAAATTGGGTTCACAGATATGGCTCGAGGCTCACCTTACAAATTTGAGAAATCTGACATTCCAATTTACATAACACAAGATGAATCCATGGTAAAATTATCTGAAGTATCAACTGTAATAAAAGGGCTTCGGTCGATAAACCAGTATCGTGTCTATTCACCACTTGAACATCGAAATATCATTCAAAATGAAATAAAGCAGTAA